One genomic region from Chionomys nivalis chromosome 17, mChiNiv1.1, whole genome shotgun sequence encodes:
- the Tcf20 gene encoding transcription factor 20 isoform X1, with protein sequence MQSFREQSSYHGNPQSYPQEVHSSSRVEEFSPRQAQMFQNFGGANSGSGGTGSNSSGRRGTAAAAAAMASETSGHQGYQGFRKEAGDFYYMAGNKDPVAAGTPQPPQRRPSGPVQSYGPPQGSNFGNQYGSEGHVSQFQAQHSALGGVSHYQQDYTGPFSPGSAQYQQQASSQQQQQQQQQQQQQQQQVQQLRQQLYQSHQPLPQATGQPASGSSHLQPMQRPSTLPSSAGYQLRVGQFGQHYQSSASSSSSSSFPSPQRFSQSGQSYDGSYSVNAGSQYEGHNVGSNAQAYGTQSNYSYQPQTMKNFEQTKIPPGTQQGQQQQQQQQPQPQQQQQQQQQQQHAPQHVMQYTNAATKLPLQTQVGQYNQPEVPVRSPMQFHQNFSPISNPSPAASVVQSPSCSSTPSPLMQSGENLQCGQGSVPMSSRNRILQLMPQLSPTPSMMPSPNSHAAGFKGFGLEGVPEKRLTDPGLSSLSALSTQVANLPNTVQHMLLSDALTPQKKTSKRPSSSSKKADSCTNSEGSSQPEEQLKSPMAESLDGGCSSSSEDQGERVRQLSGQSTSSDTTYKCGASEKTGSSPTQGAQNEDPRLSTSPTAREEAASPGAKDTPLTEGNTKVNEKTIGVIVSREAMTGRVEKSGGQDKGSQEEDPAASQRPPSNSGTKEASHTSLSQPDPPGGGNKGNKNGDNSSSHNGEGNGQSSHSAVGPTFTGRTEPSKSPGSLRYSYKESFGSAVPRNVSGFPQYPSGQEKGDFASHGERKGRNEKFPSLLQEVLQGYHHHTDRRYPRSAQEHQGMTSALEGTARPNILVSQTNELASRGLLNKSIGSLLENPHWGPWERKSSSTAPEMKQINLSDYPIPRKFEIEPPSSAHEPGGSLSERRSVICDISPLRQIVRDPGAHALGHMGADARIGRNERINPSLSQSVILPGGLVSMETKLKSQSGQIKEEDFEQSKSQASFNKKSGDHCHSTSIKHESYRGNVSPGAAAHDSISDYGPQDSRSTPMRRVPGRVGSRETMRGRSSSQYHDFAEKLKMSPGRSRGPGGDPHHMNPHMTFSERANRSSLHAPFSPNSESLASAYHTNTRAHAYGDPNTGLNSQLHYKRQIYQQQQEEYKDWTSSSAQGVIAAAQHRQEGPRKSPRQQQFLDRVRSPLKNDKDGMMYGPPVGTYHDPSTQEAGRCLMSNDGLPTKGMELKHSSQKLQESCWDLSRQTSPAKSSGPSGMSNQKRYGPPHETDGHVLTESTQSSKPSNVMLRLPGQEDHSSQNPLIMRRRVRSFISPIPSKRQSQDVKNSSTDDKGRLLHPSKEGADKAYNSYTHLSHSQDIKSIPKRDASKDLPNPDIRNCPAVTLMSPAKTKILPPRKGRGLKLEAIVQKITSPNIRRSASTNSAEAGGDTVTLDDILSLKTGPPEGGAVVTQETEMEKRKGEVTDLVSATNQESNVEKPLPGPSEDWRGSGDDKVKTEVHVDTAPAGKEPSGTMTSTASQKPGGNQGRPDGSLGGAAPLIFPDSKNVAPVGILAPEANPKAEEKENETVMISPKQESFPPKGYFPSGKKKGRPIGSVNKQKKQQQQPPPPPTQPPQIPEGSADGEPKPKKQRQRRERRKPGAQPRKRKTKQAVPIVEPQEPEIKLKYATQPLDKADAKNKSFFPYIHVVNKCELGAVCTIINAEEEEQTKLVRSRKGQRSLTPPPSSTESKVLPASSFMLQGPVVTESSVMGHLVCCLCGKWASYRNMGDLFGPFYPQDYAATLPKNPPPKRSTEMQSKVKVRHKSASNGSKTDTEEEEEQQQQQKEQRSLAAHPRFKRRHRSEDCGGGPRSLSRGLPCKKAATEGSSEKAVLDTKPSVPTTSEGGPELELQIPELPLDSNEFWVHEGCILWANGIYLVCGRLYGLQEALEIAREMKCSHCQEAGATLGCYNKGCSFRYHYPCAIDADCLLHEENFSVRCPKHKPPLPCPLLPLQNKTAKGSLSTEQSERG encoded by the coding sequence ATGCAGTCCTTTCGGGAGCAAAGCAGTTACCACGGAAACCCACAGAGCTACCCACAGGAGGTACACAGCTCATCCCGTGTAGAAGAGTTCAGCCCTCGTCAAGCCCAGATGTTCCAGAATTTTGGGGGAGCAAATAGTGGTAGTGGTGGCACTGGCAGCAACAGTAGTGGACGGCGAGGAacagcagctgctgctgcagcGATGGCTAGCGAGACCTCTGGCCATCAAGGCTACCAGGGTTTCAGGAAAGAAGCTGGAGATTTTTACTACATGGCAGGCAACAAAGACCCTGTGGCAGCAGGAACTCCACAGCCTCCTCAGCGAAGGCCTTCTGGTCCTGTGCAGAGCTATGGACCTCCCCAGGGGAGCAACTTTGGCAATCAGTATGGGAGTGAGGGTCATGTGAGCCAATTTCAAGCACAGCACTCTGCCCTTGGTGGTGTGTCTCATTATCAGCAGGATTACACAGGGCCTTTTTCTCCTGGGAGTGCTCAGTATCAACAGCAGGCCTCCagccaacagcagcagcaacagcagcagcaacaacagcagcaacagcagcaagtaCAGCAGTTGAGACAACAGCTTTACCAATCCCATCAACCTCTGCCCCAAGCCACTGGACAGCCAGCTTCTGGCTCATCCCATCTACAACCAATGCAGCGGCCCTCCACTCTGCCATCTTCTGCTGGTTATCAGTTAAGAGTGGGTCAGTTTGGCCAACACTACCagtcttctgcttcctcctcttcctcttcctcctttccttcaccACAGCGTTTCAGTCAGTCTGGACAAAGCTATGATGGCAGTTACAGTGTGAATGCTGGATCCCAGTATGAAGGTCATAATGTGGGTTCTAATGCACAGGCTTATGGCACACAATCAAATTATAGCTATCAGCCTCAGACTATGAAGAATTTTGAACAGACAAAGATTCCACCAGGAACCCAGCaggggcagcagcagcaacaacaacaacagccacaacctcagcagcagcaacagcagcagcaacaacagcaacatgCCCCCCAGCATGTGATGCAGTACACCAATGCTGCGACCAAGCTGCCCCTGCAGACCCAGGTGGGGCAGTACAATCAGCCTGAGGTTCCTGTAAGGTCCCCTATGCAGTTTCACCAGAACTTCAGCCCTATTTCTAACCCTTCTCCAGCTGCTTCTGTGGTTCAGTCTCCAAGCTGTAGCTCTACCCCTTCTCCTCTCATGCAGAGTGGTGAGAATCTTCAGTGTGGGCAAGGCAGTGTGCCCATGAGTTCCAGAAACCGAATTTTACAGCTAATGCCCCAACTCAGTCCAACCCCATCAATGATGCCTAGTCCTAATTCTCATGCTGCAGGATTCAAAGGGTTTGGATTAGAAGGCGTGCCAGAAAAGCGATTGACAGATCCTGGGTTGAGTAGTTTGAGTGCTCTGAGTACTCAAGTGGCCAATCTTCCTAATACTGTCCAGCACATGTTACTTTCTGATGCCTTGACACCTCAGAAGAAGACTTCCAAGAGGCCCTCATCATCATCTAAGAAAGCAGATAGCTGTACAAACTCAGAAGGCTCTTCACAGCCTGAAGAACAACTAAAGTCCCCTATGGCAGAGTCATTGGATGGAGGTTGCTCCAGTAGTTCGGAAGATCAAGGTGAGAGAGTGAGGCAACTAAGTGGGCAGAGCACTAGCTCTGACACCACCTACAAGTGTGGAGCTTCAGAGAAAACTGGCTCCTCACCAACACAAGGTGCTCAGAACGAGGACCCTAGACTCAGTACCAGTCCTACAGCTAGggaagaagctgcctctccaggtGCTAAGGACACACCACTGACTGAGGGAAACACAAAAGTCAATGAGAAGACAATTGGAGTGATTGTCTCCCGGGAAGCCATGACAGGTCGGGTAGAAAAATCTGGTGGACAAGATAAAGGATCCCAAGAGGAGGATCCTGCTGCCAGTCAGAGGCCACCTAGCAATAGTGGTACAAAGGAAGCCAGCCACACATCACTTTCACAGCCAGATCCTCCAGGAGGAGGGAACAAAGGAAACAAGAATGGTGATAATAGCTCTAGCCACAATGGAGAGGGGAATGGCCAGAGTAGCCACTCTGCAGTAGGCCCAACTTTCACAGGCAGGACGGAGCCTAGCAAATCTCCTGGAAGTTTGCGCTACAGTTACAAAGAGAGTTTTGGGTCAGCTGTACCACGAAATGTCAGTGGTTTTCCTCAGTATCCTTCAGGACAAGAAAAGGGGGATTTTGCCAGCCACGGGGAACGAAAGGGTAGAAATGAGAAGTTTCCAAGCCTCCTACAGGAAGTACTTCAGGGTTACCACCACCATACTGACAGAAGGTATCCTAGAAGTGCTCAGGAACATCAAGGGATGACTAGTGCCCTGGAAGGAACTGCAAGGCCCAACATCTTAGTCAGTCAAACCAATGAATTAGCCAGCAGGGGCCTTCTGAACAAGAGCATCGGATCCCTGTTAGAAAATCCCCattggggaccatgggaaaggaagTCAAGCAGCACAGCTCCTGAAATGAAACAGATCAATTTGTCTGACTATCCCATTCCCAGAAAGTTTGAGATAGAACCTCCATCATCAGCCCATGAGCCTGGGGGCTCCCTTTCTGAAAGGAGATCAGTGATCTGTGATATTTCTCCACTAAGACAGATTGTCAGGGATCCAGGGGCTCACGCATTGGGACACATGGGTGCTGATGCCCGAATTGGGAGGAATGAGCGTATCAACCCAAGTTTAAGTCAGTCAGTCATTCTTCCAGGTGGGTTGGTGTCCATGGAAACGAAACTGAAATCCCAGAGTGGGCAGATAAAAGAGGAAGACTTTGAACAGTCCAAATCTCAAGCTAGTTTCAACAAGAAATCTGGAGACCATTGCCATTCTACCAGCATCAAGCATGAGTCTTATCGTGGCAATGTCAGCCCTGGAGCAGCAGCCCATGATTCCATTTCAGACTATGGCCCCCAAGATAGTAGGTCCACACCAATGAGGCGGGTGCCTGGTAGAGTTGGTAGCCGGGAGACTATGAGGGGTCGGTCTTCTTCTCAGTACCATGACTTTGCAGAAAAACTGAAGATGTCTCCAGGCAGGAGCAGAGGTCCAGGGGGAGACCCTCATCATATGAACCCACACATGACTTTTTCAGAGAGGGCCAATAGGAGTTCTTTacatgctcccttttctcctaACTCAGAAAGCCTGGCCTCTGCTTACCACACAAACACCAGGGCTCATGCTTATGGGGACCCTAATACTGGTTTGAATTCCCAGCTCCATTATAAGAGACAGATATACCAACAGCAACAAGAGGAGTATAAAGATTGGACCAGCAGTTCTGCTCAGGGAGTGATTGCTGCTGCACAACATAGGCAAGAAGGGCCACGGAAGAGCCCACGGCAGCAGCAGTTTCTTGACAGAGTACGGAGCCCCCTGAAAAACGACAAAGATGGTATGATGTATGGCCCACCAGTAGGGACGTACCATGacccaagcactcaggaagctgggcGCTGTCTCATGTCTAATGATGGTTTGCCTACCAAAGGCATGGAATTGAAGCACAGCTCTCAGAAGTTACAAGAGTCTTGTTGGGATCTTTCTCGGCAGACTTCTCCAGCCAAAAGCAGTGGTCCTTCAGGAATGTCTAATCAGAAAAGGTATGGGCCACCCCATGAGACAGATGGACATGTACTAACTGAGTCTACACAGTCATCCAAACCTAGTAATGTAATGCTGCGGCTTCCAGGTCAAGAAGATCATTCTTCTCAAAATCCCTTAATCATGCGGAGGAGGGTCCGTTCTTTTATCTCTCCCATTCCCAGTAAGAGACAGTCCCAAGATGTAAAAAACAGTAGCACTGATGATAAAGGGCGCCTCCTTCACCCATCCAAGGAAGGTGCTGATAAGGCATACAATTCCTACACCCATCTTTCTCACAGTCAGGATATCAAGTCTATCCCGAAGAGAGATGCCTCCAAGGATCTTCCAAACCCAGACATTAGAAACTGTCCTGCTGTTACCCTTATGAGCCCTGCTAAGACCAAAATACTGCCCCCACGGAAGGGACGGGGATTGAAATTGGAAGCTATAGTTCAGAAGATCACATCCCCAAATATTAGGAGGAGTGCATCCACAAATAGTGCTGAGGCTGGGGGAGACACAGTCACATTGGATGATATACTGTCTCTGAAGACTGGTCCTCCTGAAGGTGGGGCTGTGGTTACTCAAGAAACtgagatggagaagagaaaaggtGAGGTTACTGACCTAGTCAGTGCAACTAACCAGGAATCAAATGTTGAAAAGCCTCTCCCAGGGCCTTCTGAAGACTGGCGTGGCAGTGGGGATGATAAAGTCAAGACCGAGGTACATGTAGATACAGCTCCTGCTGGAAAGGAACCTTCTGGTACTATGACATCCACAGCTTCACAGAAGCCTGGTGGTAACCAAGGGAGACCAGATGGTTCCCTGGGTGGGGCAGCACCACTAATCTTTCCTGACTCAAAGAATGTAGCTCCAGTGGGCATTTTGGCTCCTGAGGCAAACCCCAAGgctgaagagaaagagaatgaaaccGTCATGATTTCACCCAAACAAGAAAGTTTCCCCCCAAAAGGGTATTTCCcatcaggaaagaaaaaggggagaccCATCGGTAGTGTGAATAAgcaaaagaagcagcagcagcagccaccacctccacccactCAACCTCCTCAGATACCAGAAGGTTCTGCAGATGGAGAGCCAAAGCCAAAAAAACAGAggcaaaggagggagagaaggaagcctGGGGCCCAGCCAAGGAAGCGGAAAACCAAACAAGCAGTTCCCATCGTAGAACCTCAAGAACCAGAGATCAAACTAAAGTATGCTACCCAGCCTCTAGATAAAGCTGATGCCAAGAACAAATCTTTTTTCCCTTATATCCATGTAGTAAATAAGTGTGAACTTGGAGCTGTTTGTACAATCATCAATGCTGAAGAAGAAGAACAGACCAAATTGGTGAGGAGCCGGAAGGGTCAGAGATCTctgacccctccccccagcagCACGGAAAGCAAGGTGCTCCCAGCTTCATCCTTTATGCTACAGGGGCCTGTGGTAACAGAATCTTCTGTTATGGGACACCTAGTTTGTTGTCTCTGTGGCAAGTGGGCCAGTTACCGGAACATGGGTGATCTTTTTGGACCCTTTTATCCCCAGGATTATGCCGCCACTCTTCCGAAGAATCCACCTCCTAAGAGGTCCACAGAAATGCAGAGCAAGGTCAAGGTTCGGCACAAAAGTGCTTCTAATGGTTCTAAAACAGacactgaggaggaggaggagcagcagcagcagcagaaggagcAGAGGAGCCTGGCTGCTCATCCTAGGTTCAAGCGGCGCCACCGCTCAGAAGACTGTGGTGGAGGCCCTCGGTCCCTGTCCAGGGGACTCCCTTGTAAAAAAGCAGCCACTGAGGGCAGCAGTGAAAAGGCTGTTTTGGACACAAAGCCCTCTGTACCTACCACTTCGGAAGGTGgtcctgagctggagttacaaattcCTGAACTACCTCTTGACAGCAACGAATTTTGGGTCCATGAGGGTTGTATTCTCTGGGCCAATGGAATCTACCTGGTCTGTGGCAGGCTCTATGGCCTGCAGGAAGCGCTGGAAATCGCCAGAGAGATG